From the genome of Oxyura jamaicensis isolate SHBP4307 breed ruddy duck chromosome 2, BPBGC_Ojam_1.0, whole genome shotgun sequence, one region includes:
- the MPLKIP gene encoding M-phase-specific PLK1-interacting protein, producing MYRQSFRPPTPPYPGGGGLRSPPPGGGPMAPSPRGYGSPQHTPPYGPRAGPYGGGRSPRGFGFHGGGRFGSPSPGGQTPRRPQSASPRYPAPYGGKSPAGVPPQPQQHKRSPGGFQRRYQGSPRTSTPFGTALGREKTVSNDVENYYRPSMLEDPWAGLEPVSVTDINQQYSSEQTTYAGKKGRYFS from the exons ATGTACCGGCAGAGCTTCCGCCCCCCCACACCCCCGTacccgggcggcggcgggctgCGGAGCCCCCCGCCCGGCGGCGGCCCCATGGCACCCTCCCCGCGGGGCTacggcagcccccagcacacgCCGCCCTACGgcccccgggccgggccctACGGCGGCGGCCGCTCGCCCCGCGGCTTCGGCTTCCACGGCGGAGGCCGCTTCGGGAGCCCGTCGCCGGGGGGTCAGACCCCGCGCAGGCCGCAGAGCGCCAGCCCCCGCTACCCGGCTCCCTACGGCGGCAAGTCCCCGGCTGGAGTTCCCCCACAGCCGCAGCAGCACAAGCGCTCGCCCGGGGGCTTCCAGAGGCGCTACCAG GGATCACCCAGGACATCTACTCCATTTGGTACAGCGCttggcagagagaaaacagtgtCTAATGATGTGGAAAACTATTACAGACCTTCAATGCTTGAGGACCCATGGGCTGGCCTAGAGCCAGTTTCTGTTACAGACATAAATCAACAATACAGCAGTGAGCAAACAACATATGCTGGTAAAAAAGGGAGGTATTTCAGTTAA